A single region of the Diorhabda sublineata isolate icDioSubl1.1 unplaced genomic scaffold, icDioSubl1.1 Dsub_171, whole genome shotgun sequence genome encodes:
- the LOC130452098 gene encoding histone H2B has product MPPKASGKAAKKAGKAQKNISKADKKKKRRRKESYAIYIYKVLKQVHPDTGISSKAMSIMNSFVNDIFERIAAEASRLAHYNKRSTITSREIQTAVRLLLPGELAKHAVSEGTKAVTKYTSSK; this is encoded by the coding sequence atgccaccaaaagctagcggaaaggcagcgaaaaaagccggaaaggctcaaaagaatatttcgaaagccgataaaaagaaaaaaaggaggaggaaggaaagttatgctatttacatttacaaagtacttaagcaagttcatcctgacaccggtatatcgagtaaagctatgagtataatgaatagttttgttaatgatatattcgaacgtatcgccgccgaagcatccagattggctcattataataaacgttcaacaattacaagtagagaaattcaaactgcagtgagactattgcttcccggagaattggcaaaacacgcagtcagtgaaggaactaaagcagttaccaaatatactagttctaaataa